One segment of Myxococcus xanthus DNA contains the following:
- a CDS encoding cytochrome c oxidase assembly factor Coa1 family protein, translating into MDAAQEGSMAPRPGWWSRHWRWVLPLGCLGLLASCIGLGVLATYLGFSSLGQSDAHQEAVAIASGDALVQRALGTPIESGLPRRSSVQSRNGVSRAQFSLPLEGPDGKGTLHAQGEKRGDGPWQFSHLIVALSDGTLIDLLRAEPPKRPELPLPAEPPYADEAPEPGEVAPRDAGRDIEL; encoded by the coding sequence ATGGACGCAGCACAAGAAGGTTCAATGGCGCCTCGGCCTGGCTGGTGGAGCCGCCACTGGCGCTGGGTCCTTCCGCTGGGATGCCTGGGGCTGCTCGCCTCGTGTATCGGCCTGGGAGTGCTTGCCACGTACCTGGGCTTCTCCTCCCTGGGGCAGTCCGACGCGCACCAGGAAGCCGTGGCCATCGCCAGCGGCGACGCGCTGGTGCAGCGCGCGCTGGGGACGCCCATCGAAAGCGGCCTGCCCCGGCGCAGCTCCGTGCAGAGCCGCAACGGTGTCTCTCGCGCGCAGTTCTCCCTCCCGCTCGAGGGACCCGACGGCAAGGGCACACTGCATGCGCAGGGTGAGAAGCGCGGAGACGGCCCCTGGCAGTTCAGCCACCTCATCGTCGCCCTGAGCGACGGCACGCTCATCGATCTGCTCCGAGCCGAACCGCCCAAGCGCCCCGAGCTGCCACTGCCCGCCGAGCCGCCTTACGCGGACGAGGCCCCGGAGCCCGGAGAAGTGGCGCCGCGCGACGCGGGCCGCGACATCGAGCTGTGA
- the fsa gene encoding fructose-6-phosphate aldolase, protein MKFFIDSADVEEIRKAHAMGCVDGVTTNPSLLAKVGRGLEETIREICSIVDGPISAECVSMEADELIKEGRSLAKIHDNVVVKIPMGVEGMKATKALTAEGIRTNVTLCFSANQALLCAKAGATYVSPFVGRLDDISQDGMELISHILEIYRNYEHFNTQVLVASVRNPVHVLQAARLGADVATLPYNVITQLANHPLTDAGIKKFLADWEKVPKAAKPPAAK, encoded by the coding sequence ATGAAGTTCTTCATCGACAGCGCCGACGTGGAGGAGATTCGCAAGGCCCACGCCATGGGCTGCGTGGACGGAGTGACGACCAACCCGTCCTTGCTCGCCAAGGTGGGCCGGGGCCTGGAGGAGACCATCCGCGAAATCTGCTCCATCGTGGATGGCCCCATCAGCGCCGAATGTGTGTCCATGGAAGCGGACGAGCTCATCAAGGAGGGCCGCTCCCTGGCGAAGATCCACGACAACGTCGTGGTGAAGATTCCCATGGGCGTGGAGGGCATGAAGGCCACCAAGGCGCTGACCGCCGAGGGCATCCGCACCAACGTCACGCTGTGTTTCTCCGCCAACCAGGCCCTGCTGTGCGCCAAGGCCGGCGCCACCTACGTGTCGCCCTTCGTGGGCCGGTTGGATGACATCTCCCAGGACGGCATGGAGCTCATCTCCCACATCCTGGAAATCTACCGGAACTACGAGCACTTCAACACGCAGGTGCTGGTGGCCAGCGTGCGCAACCCCGTGCACGTGCTCCAGGCCGCCCGCCTGGGCGCGGACGTGGCCACGCTGCCCTACAACGTCATCACCCAGCTGGCGAACCACCCGCTCACCGACGCCGGCATCAAGAAGTTCCTGGCCGACTGGGAGAAGGTCCCCAAGGCCGCCAAGCCGCCCGCGGCCAAATAA
- a CDS encoding electron transfer flavoprotein subunit beta/FixA family protein, translated as MKILVTAKRVEDPESKIKVKPDGSGIVQEGLKYKINPFDEIGVEEGLRLVAKHQGEVVVVSIGGKEVQEQLRHALAMGAHRAVWVNHTGPVDQLGIAALLQKVVEKEQPDLVILGKQSIDDDQNQVGQYLAEFLGWGQATFASKVESMESEQEKNKVPAIVVSADKKSVQVIREVDNGLATVECQLPAVVTTDLRLNQPRYASLPGIMKAKSKPIEELTPAKLSVDVTPAIQVLKMSAPPARKAGIKVADVPALVEKLHNEAKVV; from the coding sequence GTGAAGATCCTCGTCACCGCCAAGCGCGTGGAAGACCCCGAGTCGAAGATCAAGGTCAAGCCGGATGGCTCGGGCATCGTTCAGGAGGGGCTGAAGTACAAGATCAACCCCTTCGATGAAATCGGCGTCGAAGAAGGACTTCGGCTCGTCGCGAAGCACCAGGGCGAGGTCGTCGTGGTGTCCATCGGTGGCAAGGAAGTGCAGGAGCAGCTCCGGCACGCGCTGGCCATGGGTGCGCACCGCGCCGTGTGGGTGAACCACACCGGTCCGGTGGACCAGCTCGGCATCGCGGCCCTGCTCCAGAAGGTCGTGGAGAAGGAGCAGCCGGACCTCGTCATCCTCGGCAAGCAGTCCATCGACGATGACCAGAACCAGGTGGGCCAGTACCTCGCCGAGTTCCTCGGCTGGGGCCAGGCCACGTTCGCTTCCAAGGTGGAGTCCATGGAGAGCGAGCAGGAGAAGAACAAGGTTCCCGCCATCGTCGTCTCCGCCGACAAGAAGAGCGTGCAGGTGATTCGCGAGGTCGACAACGGGCTGGCCACGGTGGAGTGCCAGCTACCCGCCGTCGTCACCACGGACCTGCGCCTCAACCAGCCGCGCTACGCCAGCCTCCCGGGCATCATGAAGGCGAAGAGCAAGCCCATCGAGGAGCTGACGCCGGCCAAGCTGAGCGTGGATGTCACCCCCGCCATCCAGGTCCTGAAGATGTCCGCGCCCCCGGCGCGCAAGGCCGGCATCAAGGTCGCGGACGTTCCTGCCCTGGTCGAGAAGCTGCACAACGAGGCGAAGGTCGTCTGA
- a CDS encoding acyl-CoA dehydrogenase family protein: MEFQLTDAQRALQDAARKFAREVVRPKAAHYDETATFPLDLLTTAWELGLLNMAIPAEYGGVGLSHLDQTIVAEELSWGCAGVATSIIANDLANLPIILHATEEQKKRLLTPFTEKLKFSSFCLTEPEAGSDVANMQTTARLDGDHYVLNGAKCFITNGGQASQYTVFATVDKGKKHKGITCFVVEGRPEGLSVSKHENKMGQRASETVSLTFEDVRVPVANRIGEEGQGFAIAMATLDNSRPLTAMFSVGIARAALEHSMEYSTQRRTFGKPIIEHQAIQFMIADMAMNTHAARMLTYESAWLLDEGKRNSLQSSYAKCFAADMAMKVATDAVQVYGGYGYIKEYPVEKLMRDAKLIQVYEGTSQVQRLVIARELFK, from the coding sequence ATGGAATTCCAGCTCACCGACGCCCAGCGCGCGCTGCAGGACGCGGCACGCAAGTTCGCCCGCGAAGTGGTGCGTCCGAAGGCCGCCCACTACGACGAGACGGCCACCTTCCCACTCGATTTGCTGACGACCGCGTGGGAGCTGGGGCTGCTCAACATGGCGATACCCGCCGAGTACGGCGGCGTGGGCCTGTCCCATCTGGACCAGACCATCGTCGCCGAGGAGCTGAGCTGGGGCTGTGCGGGCGTGGCGACGTCCATCATCGCCAACGACCTAGCCAACCTCCCCATCATCCTCCACGCGACCGAGGAGCAGAAGAAGCGGCTGCTCACGCCCTTCACGGAGAAGCTGAAGTTCTCCTCGTTCTGTCTCACGGAGCCCGAGGCCGGCAGTGACGTGGCCAACATGCAGACCACGGCGCGGCTGGACGGAGACCACTACGTCCTCAACGGCGCCAAGTGCTTCATCACCAACGGTGGCCAGGCGAGCCAGTACACGGTGTTCGCCACGGTGGATAAGGGCAAGAAGCACAAGGGCATCACCTGCTTCGTGGTGGAGGGCCGCCCCGAAGGGCTCTCCGTCAGCAAGCACGAGAACAAGATGGGCCAGCGCGCCAGCGAGACAGTGTCGCTGACGTTCGAGGACGTGCGCGTTCCGGTGGCCAACCGCATTGGCGAAGAGGGTCAGGGTTTCGCCATCGCCATGGCCACGCTGGACAACAGCCGCCCGCTGACGGCCATGTTCTCCGTGGGCATCGCCCGCGCCGCGCTGGAGCACTCCATGGAGTACTCCACGCAGCGCCGCACCTTCGGCAAGCCCATCATCGAGCACCAGGCCATCCAGTTCATGATTGCCGACATGGCCATGAACACCCACGCGGCGCGCATGCTCACCTACGAGAGCGCGTGGCTCTTGGATGAGGGCAAGCGCAACTCCCTCCAGTCCAGCTACGCCAAGTGCTTCGCCGCGGACATGGCCATGAAGGTCGCCACCGACGCCGTCCAGGTGTACGGCGGCTACGGCTACATCAAGGAGTACCCCGTGGAGAAGCTGATGCGCGACGCCAAGCTCATCCAGGTCTACGAGGGCACCAGCCAGGTCCAGCGGCTCGTCATCGCGCGGGAACTGTTCAAGTAG
- a CDS encoding KpsF/GutQ family sugar-phosphate isomerase, whose protein sequence is MARPSRSAAKKPRLRALPGRPAQPPAVLPDAEATLAYARSVLEAEARAILGVTERLGDDFLRAVQLVRDCRGQVIVTGMGKAGHIGQKLSATLASTGIRSVYLHPAEAVHGDLGRVGRGDVILALSNSGSTEELIRLLPSFKRMETPVIALTGDAKSPLGRGADVVLDIGAIAEACPMGLVPTASTAALHAIGDALAMTVLRSRPFGTEDYALLHPGGKLGRSVQRVFELMRTGNANPLVRDTSPLSAVVGVMTKTPGRPGAACVVDKAGKLVGIFTDGDLRRRVEAGLTDFTVPVRELMGKNPRCVTPETLVLAAATQMRELRVDQLPVVDVEGRAVGLLDVQDLLAAKFV, encoded by the coding sequence ATGGCCCGCCCTTCCCGCTCCGCCGCCAAGAAGCCCCGCCTGCGCGCCCTCCCCGGCCGTCCCGCACAGCCACCTGCCGTCCTCCCCGACGCGGAGGCCACGCTCGCCTACGCGCGGAGCGTGCTGGAGGCCGAGGCCCGCGCCATTCTCGGCGTGACGGAACGTCTGGGAGACGACTTCCTGCGCGCCGTGCAGTTGGTGCGCGACTGCCGGGGCCAGGTCATCGTCACTGGCATGGGCAAGGCGGGCCACATCGGCCAGAAGCTGTCCGCCACGCTGGCCTCCACGGGCATCCGCTCCGTGTACCTCCACCCCGCCGAGGCCGTGCACGGAGACCTGGGCCGCGTGGGCCGGGGCGACGTCATCCTCGCGCTGTCCAACAGCGGCTCCACGGAAGAGCTGATTCGCCTGCTCCCCTCCTTCAAGCGGATGGAGACGCCCGTCATCGCCCTCACCGGCGACGCGAAGAGCCCGCTGGGCCGCGGCGCGGACGTGGTGCTGGACATCGGCGCCATCGCGGAGGCCTGCCCCATGGGCCTCGTGCCCACGGCCTCCACCGCCGCGCTGCACGCGATTGGCGACGCGCTGGCGATGACGGTGCTGCGCTCGCGCCCCTTCGGCACGGAGGACTACGCGCTGCTGCACCCGGGCGGGAAGCTGGGGCGCTCCGTGCAGCGCGTCTTCGAGCTGATGCGCACCGGCAACGCCAACCCGCTGGTGCGCGACACCTCGCCCCTGTCCGCGGTGGTGGGGGTGATGACGAAGACGCCGGGCCGTCCGGGCGCCGCGTGCGTGGTGGACAAGGCAGGGAAGCTGGTGGGCATCTTCACCGACGGCGACTTGCGCCGCCGCGTGGAGGCGGGCCTCACCGACTTCACCGTGCCCGTGCGCGAGCTGATGGGGAAGAACCCGCGCTGCGTGACGCCGGAGACGCTGGTGCTGGCCGCCGCCACGCAGATGCGCGAGCTGCGGGTGGACCAGCTCCCCGTGGTGGACGTGGAGGGCCGCGCCGTGGGCCTGCTCGACGTGCAGGACCTGCTGGCCGCGAAGTTCGTCTGA
- a CDS encoding GNAT family N-acetyltransferase encodes MPSRRSSSAEVLLDVLEALPPGHRLWVRGAGRSLFPLLRAGDSVRVMRCGPGSLATGDVALMRQGRELVAHVVVSTRPWRTASLLGPQDAPGGVTLGRVVAIRRGRWVVPLPRPLRPALRLAQQAASTAWAWPRTRLVSRGVWDFLFAGWSLPLRRRLVGPLEVRLLTAGDLDALLAFASERLVVSPGFLRRQLRERWGLQDAERRGAAAGAFDAQGRIHGFAWVDSYRQEGLQLEGVWVRSLVVAPRVRRMGVATELLECLMEEARRQGQSHVFADVDDDNTASLRTFERLAFRRADATLTQQANEAWDATGRSKRLVVVERTL; translated from the coding sequence ATGCCTTCGCGCAGATCCTCCTCCGCAGAGGTGTTGTTGGACGTGCTGGAGGCACTGCCTCCGGGGCATCGGCTGTGGGTGCGTGGCGCGGGGCGAAGCCTGTTTCCGCTGCTGCGGGCTGGGGACTCGGTGCGAGTGATGCGCTGTGGCCCGGGCTCGCTGGCGACCGGGGACGTCGCGCTGATGCGGCAGGGGCGCGAGCTGGTGGCGCACGTGGTGGTGTCCACGCGGCCGTGGCGGACGGCCTCGCTGCTGGGGCCCCAGGACGCCCCGGGAGGCGTGACGCTGGGCCGGGTGGTGGCCATCCGCAGGGGCCGCTGGGTGGTTCCACTGCCCAGACCGCTGCGTCCGGCGCTGCGGCTGGCGCAGCAGGCCGCATCCACGGCGTGGGCCTGGCCTCGGACCCGGCTAGTGTCTCGGGGTGTGTGGGACTTCCTCTTCGCCGGATGGTCGCTGCCGCTTCGTCGCCGTCTGGTGGGGCCGTTGGAGGTGCGGCTCCTGACGGCCGGTGACCTGGACGCGCTCCTGGCCTTCGCCAGTGAGCGGCTGGTGGTGTCTCCGGGCTTCCTGCGCCGTCAACTGCGCGAGCGTTGGGGCTTGCAGGACGCGGAGCGCCGGGGCGCAGCGGCGGGCGCCTTCGACGCCCAGGGACGGATTCACGGCTTCGCCTGGGTGGACTCCTACCGGCAGGAGGGCTTGCAGTTGGAGGGGGTCTGGGTGCGCTCCCTGGTGGTGGCGCCCCGCGTGCGGCGAATGGGCGTGGCCACGGAGCTGCTGGAGTGCCTGATGGAGGAGGCCCGACGCCAGGGGCAGTCGCACGTCTTCGCGGACGTGGACGATGACAACACGGCGTCGCTGCGCACGTTCGAGCGGCTGGCGTTCCGGCGAGCGGACGCCACGCTGACCCAGCAGGCCAACGAGGCCTGGGATGCCACGGGCCGCTCCAAGCGGCTGGTCGTCGTCGAGCGCACCCTGTAG
- a CDS encoding MBL fold metallo-hydrolase: protein MSVELRRNGMHLTGTPLSLDAKRKSPLCFVSHGHSDHIARHESTIATAATLRFMTHRLGPVREPREVPFRQPFELGPLVLELLPAGHILGSAQLRVTRPDGRRIVYTGDLNVAPSLTAEATEVAECDTLVIESTFGHPRYRFPPRPEVLGQVETWLRMQLERGAVPVLLGYPLGKSQEAMKHLAGRGFPLVAHSSIYEVAQLYAELGVPIENLRCYDGKVEPGEVLFFPPHHARGGALAPLWPRATAVLTGWAVDRGAVRRYGADVAFPLSDHADFPGLVSYAKSTGAREVLTCHGFAEELAQALRDAGMDARPLGGKPQQLGLF from the coding sequence ATGAGTGTGGAGCTGCGGCGAAACGGGATGCACCTGACGGGCACCCCCCTGTCCCTGGATGCGAAGCGCAAGTCGCCGCTGTGCTTCGTGAGTCATGGGCATTCGGACCACATTGCCCGGCACGAGAGCACCATCGCCACGGCGGCGACGCTGCGTTTCATGACGCATCGCCTGGGGCCGGTGCGTGAGCCGCGCGAGGTGCCTTTCCGGCAACCCTTCGAGCTGGGGCCGCTGGTGCTGGAGCTGCTGCCGGCGGGGCACATCCTGGGCAGCGCGCAGCTCCGCGTGACGCGGCCGGATGGGCGCCGCATCGTCTACACCGGGGACCTCAACGTGGCGCCGTCGCTCACCGCCGAGGCGACGGAGGTGGCGGAGTGCGACACGCTCGTCATCGAGTCCACCTTCGGCCATCCGCGCTACCGCTTCCCGCCGCGTCCGGAGGTGCTGGGGCAGGTGGAGACGTGGCTGCGGATGCAGCTTGAGCGCGGCGCGGTGCCGGTGCTGCTGGGCTATCCGCTGGGCAAGAGCCAGGAGGCGATGAAGCACCTGGCGGGGCGCGGCTTCCCGCTGGTGGCGCATTCCTCCATCTACGAGGTGGCGCAGCTCTACGCGGAGCTGGGCGTGCCGATTGAGAACCTGCGCTGCTACGACGGGAAGGTGGAGCCGGGCGAGGTGCTCTTTTTCCCGCCGCACCACGCGCGGGGCGGGGCGCTGGCGCCGCTGTGGCCTCGGGCGACGGCGGTGCTGACGGGCTGGGCGGTGGACCGGGGCGCGGTGCGACGGTACGGCGCGGACGTGGCCTTCCCGCTGTCGGACCATGCGGACTTCCCCGGGCTGGTGTCCTACGCGAAGTCCACGGGGGCGCGGGAGGTGCTGACGTGCCACGGCTTCGCGGAGGAACTGGCGCAGGCGCTGCGCGACGCGGGGATGGATGCGCGCCCGCTGGGCGGGAAGCCGCAGCAGCTCGGACTGTTCTGA
- a CDS encoding DMT family transporter, which produces MRRRRLRGRPGCVKKPAAVAAVTSPGEPGVILSGGPRDMSTSTSDMLGGGTEPSSRSQRLRADGALALITSFWGITFVVVKDALGHGDPFSFLTLRFIVGAVVLSVLAGRQVLIARNLRIGSMLGTFLFLGFSLQTVGLTTTTPSRSAFITGLCVLLVPLLSMVLYRKAPKFTSLLGVGVAAVGLYFFTQPDGGLGSGGLSSGDVLSLGGAVAYACHILMTERHAPKQGVMGLVAVQLWTVALLSALCLPFVERRVAWHPSFVGAVLVCGVFASAVAISLQTWGQARTTAVRAALIYSLESVFAALYSVLLGYETLGPREWLGGALILSGVLMSEVGAAAWVWWRARAPAR; this is translated from the coding sequence GTGCGCCGCCGGAGGTTGCGCGGCCGCCCTGGCTGCGTCAAAAAGCCCGCGGCCGTGGCCGCCGTGACGTCACCTGGCGAGCCCGGCGTCATCCTCTCCGGTGGACCGCGCGATATGAGCACCTCGACGTCCGACATGCTGGGGGGAGGCACGGAGCCCTCGTCGCGGTCGCAGCGACTTCGCGCGGATGGGGCGCTGGCGCTCATCACTTCGTTCTGGGGCATCACCTTCGTGGTGGTGAAGGACGCGCTCGGGCACGGCGACCCGTTCAGCTTCCTCACGCTGCGCTTTATCGTGGGCGCGGTGGTGTTGAGCGTCCTGGCGGGGAGGCAGGTGCTGATCGCGCGCAACCTGCGCATCGGCTCGATGCTAGGCACCTTCCTCTTCCTGGGGTTCTCGCTTCAGACGGTGGGGCTCACCACCACCACGCCTTCGCGCTCGGCGTTCATCACCGGGTTGTGCGTGCTGCTGGTGCCGCTGCTGTCGATGGTGCTCTATCGGAAGGCGCCGAAGTTCACCTCGCTGCTGGGGGTGGGCGTGGCGGCGGTGGGGCTCTACTTCTTCACGCAGCCGGACGGGGGGCTTGGCAGTGGTGGCCTGTCGTCCGGAGATGTGCTGTCGCTGGGCGGCGCGGTGGCCTACGCGTGCCACATCCTCATGACGGAGCGGCATGCGCCGAAGCAGGGGGTGATGGGGCTGGTGGCGGTGCAGCTCTGGACGGTGGCGCTGCTGTCCGCGCTGTGCCTGCCCTTCGTGGAGCGGCGCGTGGCGTGGCATCCGTCCTTCGTGGGGGCGGTGCTCGTCTGCGGTGTGTTCGCCAGCGCGGTGGCCATCAGCCTCCAGACATGGGGGCAGGCGCGCACCACGGCGGTGCGCGCGGCGCTCATCTACTCGTTGGAGTCGGTGTTCGCCGCGCTGTACTCGGTGCTGCTGGGCTACGAGACGCTCGGGCCTCGGGAGTGGCTGGGCGGCGCGCTCATCCTGTCGGGCGTGTTGATGTCGGAAGTGGGTGCGGCGGCCTGGGTGTGGTGGCGTGCGAGGGCGCCGGCGCGGTAG
- the folK gene encoding 2-amino-4-hydroxy-6-hydroxymethyldihydropteridine diphosphokinase — protein sequence MSDTVYVGLGSNEGERENHLVAALSALSRIDAVAVLHCSSLFDSAPVGPPQPRFLNAVVALECGLPPQRLLCILQQIEKDLGRTREVRWGPRTIDLDILFWEGQVVADPTLQVPHLELHKRRFALEPLVELAPHLRHPVLGMSVKELLGKLAPQDVRRSEATWWPEASYSSNDT from the coding sequence GTGAGCGACACCGTCTACGTCGGGTTGGGTTCCAACGAGGGCGAGCGCGAGAATCACCTCGTCGCCGCCCTGTCCGCGCTGTCCCGCATCGACGCGGTGGCGGTGCTCCACTGCTCCTCGCTTTTCGACAGCGCCCCCGTGGGGCCGCCGCAGCCGCGCTTCCTCAACGCGGTGGTGGCCCTGGAGTGTGGCCTGCCGCCGCAGCGGCTGCTCTGCATCCTTCAGCAGATTGAGAAGGACCTGGGCCGCACCCGGGAGGTGCGCTGGGGCCCGCGCACCATCGACCTGGACATCCTCTTCTGGGAGGGACAGGTGGTGGCCGACCCCACACTCCAGGTGCCCCACCTGGAGCTGCACAAGCGCCGCTTCGCCCTGGAGCCGCTCGTTGAACTGGCGCCCCACCTGCGTCATCCGGTACTGGGGATGTCGGTGAAGGAGCTCCTCGGGAAACTCGCCCCGCAGGATGTCCGCAGGAGCGAGGCCACGTGGTGGCCGGAAGCGAGCTACTCGAGCAACGACACATGA
- a CDS encoding tetratricopeptide repeat protein — protein sequence MNLSLALATAALLTAQPSTLPPGHPVIPPGTTASPATSGMPEGHPPTEGAAPSISPEQLPPGHPPMSGTGRAPPSAEELLRQLDSTEGLADREKTFEIAASLGRLYYVNGRNAEASTYLQQALARAQPTRELFLAQRKKLGKATVPTAEAAGCGFTPNMPVEDMGAAAQARAKKGDTAGAAACARAALAPVLDVAVMQANALYLSNDSGKALVAYDAVLEVEPLHEEALYARAALLFETKGDDVAALKKAGEGFEAVATTYPDSFRAPMAKRMVALVEETVKAGGRKQLLASRAEDRRIRLSQAPAAAAPDAPRPLSQEMVDAVKGTERTPELEQGLAKLVDEGEELLAKGQYQEALANYTRVVPFQPENGRAKAGMAWALVSLERPMAVRVWGVAVQTDPLSVETLGDTLKAKGDDKGAKALWEKLATDAPDYPNKASLQAKLGK from the coding sequence ATGAACCTGTCCCTTGCCCTGGCCACCGCGGCGCTGCTGACCGCCCAGCCCTCGACGCTGCCTCCCGGCCACCCGGTCATCCCTCCGGGGACCACGGCCTCTCCCGCCACCTCTGGCATGCCGGAGGGCCACCCGCCGACGGAGGGCGCGGCTCCCAGCATCAGCCCGGAGCAACTGCCCCCAGGCCACCCGCCCATGTCGGGCACGGGCCGGGCGCCGCCGTCCGCGGAGGAGCTGCTGCGCCAGCTCGACTCCACGGAGGGGCTGGCGGACCGTGAGAAGACCTTCGAAATCGCCGCGTCGCTGGGCCGCCTGTACTACGTGAATGGCCGCAACGCGGAGGCCAGCACCTACCTTCAGCAGGCCCTGGCGCGCGCCCAGCCCACGCGGGAGCTGTTCCTGGCGCAGCGCAAGAAGCTGGGCAAGGCCACGGTGCCCACCGCGGAGGCGGCGGGCTGCGGCTTCACCCCGAACATGCCGGTGGAGGACATGGGCGCCGCCGCGCAGGCGCGCGCGAAGAAGGGTGACACCGCGGGCGCGGCGGCCTGCGCGCGCGCGGCGCTGGCGCCGGTGCTGGACGTGGCGGTGATGCAGGCCAATGCGCTCTACCTGTCCAACGACAGCGGCAAGGCGCTGGTGGCCTACGACGCCGTGCTGGAGGTGGAGCCCCTGCATGAGGAGGCCCTCTACGCGCGCGCGGCGCTGCTCTTCGAGACGAAGGGCGACGACGTGGCGGCGCTGAAGAAGGCGGGCGAGGGCTTCGAGGCGGTCGCGACCACGTACCCCGATTCGTTCCGCGCGCCCATGGCGAAGCGGATGGTGGCGCTGGTGGAGGAGACGGTGAAAGCGGGGGGCCGCAAGCAGCTGCTCGCCTCGCGCGCGGAGGACCGCCGCATCCGCCTGTCGCAGGCGCCCGCTGCCGCCGCGCCGGATGCGCCGCGGCCGCTGTCGCAGGAGATGGTGGACGCGGTGAAGGGCACCGAGCGCACGCCGGAGCTGGAGCAGGGCCTGGCGAAGCTGGTGGACGAGGGCGAGGAACTCCTGGCGAAGGGCCAGTACCAGGAAGCGCTCGCCAACTACACGCGCGTGGTTCCCTTCCAGCCGGAGAACGGGCGCGCGAAGGCGGGCATGGCCTGGGCCCTGGTGTCCCTGGAGCGTCCCATGGCGGTGCGCGTGTGGGGCGTGGCCGTGCAGACCGACCCGCTCTCCGTGGAGACGCTGGGCGACACGCTCAAGGCCAAGGGCGACGACAAGGGCGCGAAGGCGCTCTGGGAGAAGCTCGCCACCGACGCGCCGGATTACCCCAACAAGGCGAGCCTCCAGGCGAAGCTGGGCAAGTAG
- a CDS encoding electron transfer flavoprotein subunit alpha/FixB family protein, whose product MPIVLIVAEQQPDGNLRKATLNAISAGKQLAEKAGGELHIALVGKDPSKVADELKGYGAKAVHLGAAAELEHYLAETYAPAIAALAQELKADYIGMASTAQGKDLLPRVAGRLRAAMATDVMAINGSGADITFTRPMWAGNVFADVKLTTPVKVLTLRATEFPAAAGGQGAAEVKTFSPKVEASKTKFVDFKEVKSARPELTEARVVISGGRGTKGDFKEIEGLADDLGAAVGASRAVCDAGWVPNDLQVGQTGKVVAPALYIAAGISGAIQHLAGMKSSKTIVAINKDPEAPIFQVADYGMVADLFKVLPELRAELAKLK is encoded by the coding sequence ATGCCTATCGTTCTCATTGTCGCCGAGCAGCAGCCGGACGGGAACCTCCGCAAGGCCACCCTTAACGCCATCTCCGCCGGTAAGCAGCTCGCGGAGAAGGCCGGTGGTGAGCTTCACATCGCCCTGGTGGGGAAGGACCCCTCGAAGGTCGCTGACGAGCTCAAGGGTTACGGCGCGAAGGCCGTCCACCTGGGCGCCGCCGCCGAGCTGGAGCACTACCTGGCGGAGACCTACGCGCCCGCCATCGCCGCCCTGGCCCAGGAGCTGAAGGCGGACTACATCGGCATGGCGTCCACCGCGCAGGGCAAGGACCTGCTGCCCCGCGTGGCCGGCCGTCTGCGCGCCGCCATGGCCACCGACGTCATGGCCATCAACGGCAGCGGCGCGGACATCACCTTCACCCGTCCCATGTGGGCCGGCAACGTCTTCGCCGACGTGAAGCTCACCACGCCGGTGAAGGTGCTCACCCTGCGCGCCACCGAGTTCCCCGCCGCCGCTGGCGGTCAGGGCGCCGCCGAGGTGAAGACCTTCAGCCCGAAGGTCGAGGCCTCCAAGACGAAGTTCGTCGACTTCAAGGAAGTGAAGAGCGCGCGTCCCGAGCTGACCGAGGCTCGCGTCGTCATCTCCGGTGGTCGCGGCACCAAGGGCGACTTCAAGGAGATTGAAGGCCTGGCGGACGACCTGGGCGCCGCAGTGGGCGCGTCCCGCGCGGTGTGCGACGCGGGTTGGGTTCCCAACGACCTGCAGGTCGGCCAGACGGGCAAGGTGGTGGCTCCGGCGCTCTACATCGCGGCGGGCATCAGCGGCGCCATCCAGCACCTGGCGGGCATGAAGAGCTCGAAGACCATCGTCGCCATCAACAAGGACCCCGAGGCCCCCATCTTCCAGGTGGCGGACTACGGCATGGTGGCGGACCTCTTCAAGGTGCTGCCCGAGCTGCGCGCGGAGCTGGCGAAGCTGAAGTAG